A window of Haloarcula marismortui ATCC 43049 genomic DNA:
CTGTTTCAGGAAATCCGTACCGAACAGGTCGAGCCCAACCCCGACGCCGTCGCGGCCATCGAGGACTTGGCAGACGCGCCGCTCCATCAGGGCGTCATCAGCGATGTAGACGACGACGAGGGCAAGGAACTGTTGCGGACCTTCGGCGTCTGGGACGCGATGGATTCGTACACCGCTTCGGAGGCCGTCGGTCGAACCAAGCCTGACCCGGCGATGTTCGAAACGGCGCTCGGGAAGGCCGGGGTCGAACCGGCACAGGCCGTGATGGTCGGTGACCGCTACGAGCACGATATGGACGGCGGGACACGGGCCGGGTTGTGGACGGTCGCCTACGGAGCCGAGGACGGACCCGCCGTGGATATCGCCTTCGACGACCTCCGAGAGCTGCCGGACTGGCTTGGCGTCTTGGAGTGAAACTGCGGCTTCGACCGTCGGTACTGGAACTCCCAGCGCTCAGATGTCAGGCGTCTCTTCGAGCCGTGGGACGCCGGCGGCGGTGATGGTCTGACCGACGATGTACGACGACGCCGGGCTGGCAAGGAACAGCGCGATGTCGGCGATTTCCTCCGAGAGGCCGATACGCCGCTCGACGGCCTCACGGTCGATGTTGTCGGCGCTGACGCCCATCTGTGACTCCACGCCCGGCGTGGCGACGAACCCCGGCGCGATGCAGTTGATTCGGATGTCTCGGTCAGCCCACTCCGCCGACAGCGTGGACGTGAGATTGCTGACGCCGGCCTTGGCAGCCCCGTAGTGGCTCATATACGGCGCGCCCTGTTCCCCGGCGACGCTGGAGAGATTGATGACCGTCCCACCGCCGTCCGCGGCCAGCGCGTCCCCGGCCGCCTGTGTGCAGTGGTAGGTCCCGTGAAGGTTGATGTCGACGATGGTTTTCCAGCCGTTCTCGCTGATGTCGTCGAACCCAGACATGAAGCTCGCGCCGGCGTTGTTCACGAGCACGTCCAGTCCGCCGAACTCGTCGACGGTCGCTTCCACCAGCGCCTCGACGGCCTCGCGGTCTGTCACGTCGCATTCGATAGCGACCGCCTCACCGGGCCGGTCGCTATCGTTGATTTCGTCGGCCACCGGTCCGACGTTGTCCTGCTCGCGCGAGCAGACAACCACGTCGGCCCCGTCGGCCGCGAACTCCTCTGCGATTGCCCGGCCGATGCCGCTCGATGCACCCGTGATAATCGCCCGCTGATTCTCCAGGCGAAACCGCTCCGTGTGTGGCTTTGACATCGCATCAGACATCTCGGGCATCCGCAATAAAGCTACGTCCTGCGTGCTCTCTGCCGGGTTCCGTTGAATATAGTTGAACAGTCAGAGCAGCCTGTAACCGCTACGTCTCCCTGTGGCAGTGCCGAGAGTAACCGGCGAGCCCCGGTAGCATTAACACCGGTGCGGGACACGGTGACGATGTGTATGTCCAGCAACAGTAGCAGACTGCAGTCCCGGGGCCAGCGGGTGCGAACGCGGCAGTGGCGACTCGACCAGCAACCGAAGCGCTGTCCCACGAGCACCTGCGGGAGCCGGTAAGATGGCCGGCGAGTTCGACACGGTCGATGTTGGCGATAGCTTCACCACCTCGGGACGGACCATCACCGAGGCCGACGTGGTCAACTTCGCGGGTGTCAGCGGGGATTTCAATCACCTCCACACGAACGCCGAGCGGATGGCCGACTCGGGGTACGGCGAGCGTATCGCCCACGGCGCGCTGGTGTTTTCAGTCGTCACTGGCCTCCTGTGGCAGGCCCGTGACGAGGCCGAAAAGCGGCACATGGTCGCGTTCTACGGTATCGACCGGCTTCGGTTCATCAAGCCGGTGTTCCTGGGAGAGACCATTCACGTCGAGGCCGAGATTGTCGACACCGAACGGCGGGACCACCCGGTTGCGACGGGCGTCGTCCGAACCGAAGTCACCGCCGTGAATCAGGCCGACGACGCTGTCTTTTCGGCCGAGTTCCTGACGCTCCGGCGGTAGGCCGACTGTCGAATCAGTGGCAGCGTCGGCAGTCCGTCTATCGTGGCCTCACAGCACGCGGTCGGCGATGATGTTCTTCTGTATCTCGCTGGTCCCCTCGTATATCTTGGTGATTCGGGCATCCCGATAGTACCGCTCGACGTTGTGGTCGGTGACGTAGCCGGCCCCACCATGGACCTGAATCGCCTCGTCGGCCACGTCGACGGCGTGTTCGCTGGCGAACAGCTTTGCCATGCTGGTCAGCTTTGTCGCCACATCGAGGTTGCCCGAATCGATGGCGCTGGCGGCACGATAGGTAAGCGACCGCGCAGCCTCGACGTTGGTGGCCATCTCCGCAACCTTGTGTTCGATGGCCTGGAACTCGCTGATCGGCTGGCCGAACTGCTCGCGCTCGTTCGCGTACTCGATAGAGTCGTCGATGGCGGCCTGAGCGGTGCCGACGGCTTGCGCGGCTACGTTTGCCCGCCCGCTCGCGAAGAAGTCCATCAGTTGGTAGAAGCCAGCGCCCGCTTCTCCGATGAGGTTCTCCTCGGGCACGCGAACGTCGTCGATGATGATTTCGGCCAGATCTGACGCGCGGATGCCGAGCTTGTTGTCGATTTTCTCGGCCTGCAGGCCGTCGGTGTCCGTCGGCACGAGGAACGCGCTGATGCCCTCGTGGCCGGCGTCGGGGTCAGTCTTGGCCATCACGACCATCACGTCGGCGACAGTTCCGTTCGTAATCCACATCTTATTGCCGTTAAGGACCCAGCCGTCGCTGTCGCGTTCGGCGTAGGTCTCGATACCAGCCACGTTCGAGCCGTGGGCGGGTTCGCTGATGGCGCTGGCACACGCCGACTCGCCGCTGGTAATCTTCGGCAGCCACTTCTCTTTCATCCACTCGTCGCCGTACTTCTGAATCATGCTCGACCCGAAGCCACGGGAGCCGATGGCGCTCCCGATGCCCGGGTCGGCCCGCCAGAGTTCCTCGGTGACGACGACGCCAGTGAGGCTGTCCATCCCCGCGCCGCCGTACTTCTCGGGGACTTCCGGCGCGATGAGGTCGTACTGTGCCGCCTGCTCCATCAGTTCCGCCGGGTAGCGTTTCTCCCTATCGCATTCCTTTCCGAGCGGCTCGATTTCGTTCTCGCCGAATTCGCGCACCGCTTCTCGGACTGCCGTCTGCTCGGCCGTCAAGCTAAACGCCATATTCGATGTGTGACGGCCACCCAAATATAGATTTGGTCGAATTCTCCCGCATCTTTAATGTGTATGGTTTGGAACGTGGTACCACCCACCGAGGGTAGACCATGGCAGACCCAACGAGCACACCCAGCGACAGGAGCACAGCATATACCAACAGCATCGGTCGGCGGTCATTCATCAGAGCGGCCGGGGCGAGCGCGGCACTCGGACTGTTCGCCGGCTGCAGCGGTGACGGCGGCGGTGGTGGGGAGAACCCCGATGGAGGTGGTGGCATCGCCGAGACAGTCACCATCGGCCACCTCGCACCGCTGAACAACCCGCTCGGCGTTGGCTCGAAGCGGTCGGCGGAGATGGCGGTCGCCGAAATCAACGACGACGGTGGTATCGCCGACCAGACCGTCGAACTCGTTACGAAGGACACGCGGGCGTCGCCGTCCGAGGCGCGCACCGTCGCAGGCGAGTTGGTCCGACAGGAGGAAGTCGACGCCATCGTCGGCACGTTCTCCAGCGAGGTGACTCAGTCTATTATGGACCTCGTGTCGGAGTTCAACACGCCGTTTCTGGTCACCGGCTCCGCCGCGCCGAGTACCGTCACGGAGTTCGTCGCGTCCGACTACGAGCGCTACAAGAACACGTTCCGGGTCGGGCCGGTGAACTCCCACTTCCAGGCGGAGGTCATCAGCCAGTACGCCAGCCACCTCTCGGACCGCCACGGGTGGAACACGTTTGCCGTCGTCGCCGACGACGCGGAGTGGACGACGGTGTTCCGGAACCGGCTGGTCGACCTGCTGAAGGAGGCGGACTTGGACGTGCCGATGGTGAACGGGCTGGCAACGGATACTACCTCTTTCGGGTCGGTGCTTGACGATGTGGACGCGGCGGGCGCGGACGCGATGTTCCGCTTCTTCGCACACATCAACGGCGGGCCGATGGCGGCCCGCTGGGCACAGGGCGAGTACGAGTTCGGCATCGAGGGAGTGCACGTCGCGTCGATGCTGCCGGCGTACTACCAGCTCACCGAAGGCGCGGCGGCTTACGAGACGACGACACAGTCCGGCGCGGCGGGTGTCACCGACATCACGTCGAAGACGGTCCCGTTCACGGAGGCGTACATGGAGGCGTACGGCGACGCCGATGACCCGCCGAGCAAGCCGATGTACATGGGCTTTGTGACCTACGACGCGATACACGTCTTCAAGAACGCCGCCGAGCGCGCCGGTACCGTCGACCAGGAGAACAACCTCGATACAATTGTCGACGCGCTGCTCCAGACTGACTTCACCGGTGTGGCCGGGCAAATCCAGTTCTACGGGGCCGACGAGACGTACGCCCACGACCTCCGAGAAGAGCGGGACAGTGACGGCATCATCACGAACTACCCGCTTACCCAGTGGCGCGAGGGTGGGTCTCTGGAGTCCGTCTACCCGGAGGGCTTGCAGACAGCCGAACACGCCGCGCCGCCGTGGATGGGGTGAACGATGCTGGGCGACATTGCCAGCGTCATCGTCGACGGCGCGCTCATCAGCGCCGTCTACGCCCTGATTGCTATCGGCTTCACCATGGTGTTTGGCGTCGGCGGCGTGTTGAACCTCGCCCACGGTGCGCTGATAATGGCCGGCGCGTACACCTACCTGAGTCTCGTCTCGGACAGCATCCTCGCGAGCGTGACGCTGCATCCAATAGTCGCGTTCCCGCTCACTATCGTCGTCGTCGGCCTCATCTCCTACGGCCTCTACGTCGTGTTAGTTCGGACCATCGAGGAGAACGTCGTCATCACGTTCCTCGCGACCATCGTGGTCGCCATCGCCTTCACCGAACTCGTCACGCTCGTGTTCCACGCGCAACCCTACCAGTACAGCGTGGTGCCGGGCGTGCTGCAGGTCCAGGCGCTCGGGACCCGAATCCTGTACGTCGAACTCGCGGCCTTCGTCGTCTCGTGGGTCGCGATGGGGCTGCTCTGGTACTACGTCACCAAGACCGACAGCGGGCGGTCGATACGCGCCACCTCGATGAGCGAGCGCGGGGCCATGCTTACCGGCGTTGATGTGTCCGGCGTGCGTGCCCGCACGTGGCTCGTCGCGGGCGGTTTGGCCGGCATCGCCGGCGTGTTCTTAGGTGGCATCGGGGCGGCCGAACCGACGATGTGGCTGGAACCGCTCGCGCTCGCGTTCATCATCGTCGTCGTGGGCGGCATCGGCTCCATCAAGGGGTCGGTCGCCGCGGCCTACATCGTCGGCTACCTGCAGACGGCGACCGGACAGTTCCTCGGACAGAGCGTCCGCGGCATCATGTCGCTGGTGGTCCTCGTGGTCGTCCTGCTGGTGCTGCCACAGGGCCTGTACGGCACGGAGTTCGTCCATGAGTGACCGAGAGCAGACCGGCCGAGGTATCGGCCGACTCGTTGGCCGCGTCGAATCGGTCCTGAGAGACAGCCTCCTCGCCCAGGGGGCCGGCGTCATCGGAGCGGTCGGCCAGCCAGCGGAGCGGCTGCTCTGGCCGGTCGCCGAGCGGTACAACCGGACACTCGGCAAACGCTTCGGCGAAATTACCGGCCTGCAGTTGTTGCTGTTGCTGGTAGCTTTTGGCGGTCTCGTCACCGCGCCGCTGTGGGGCCAGGACTACCTCAGGCCGCTCACGCTCGGCGCGGTGTGGGCCGTCTTCGCGATGGGGTGGGACATCCAGAGCGGCTACACCGGCTACATCAGTTTCGGCCACTCGGCGCTGTCGGGGGCGGCCGGCTACACGACCGGCTTGCTGGTGCTCCATCTGAATCCGGAGCTATCGCTGTTTGTCACAGTCCCGCTGTCGATACTCGCGACGACGGTGCTGGGGCTGGCCATCGCCGTCCCCTCGCTCCGGCTCCGTGGCCCGTATTTCTCGCTCGTCACCTTCGTCACCGTCCTGCTGTTCTACCGGCTGACGAAGGCGCTAAGTCACTGGACGAACGGCCTGCGGGGCATCCGCGTCGACGTGTTCACCTACGACCTGACGCTGCAGTACTACATGGTCGTGGTGCCGATGCTCGCGGTTGCGGCCACGCTGACCTACGTCGGGCGCTCCGACGTGGGCACTGTGCTGGTCGCGATTCGCGAGAACGAGGACGCCGTCTCCGCGGCCGGCGTAGACCCGACGAAGTTCAAGCTCTGGTCGTTCGTGCTGAGCGCCGTCCCGATGGGTATCGGCGGCGTCTTGCTCGCCCACGTCAACGCGGGCGTGGACCCACAGACGTTCGTCATCGTGGACAACAGCATCCAGATGATAGCGATGGCAGTCATCGGCGGCATGAGCTCGATTCTGGGACCGCTCGGCGGCGCGTTCCTGTTCGTCGGACTCCGGGACGTGTTCCTCGTCGGCCTTGGCGAGGAACTGCGCTGGCTCGCCCTCTGGCTGCTGGTCCTCCTCGTGCTGGTGTTCGCCCGCGACGGACTGTTCCGTCTCCTCTGGCGTGCACTCGGCGCGCTGGGAGGTGACCGACGGTGACGCTGCTGTCGGTCGACGGGCTGGCCAAGCAGTTCGGCGGCCTCGTCGCCGTCGACGACCTCTCCTTTGGCGTCGAGAGCGGCGAGATACTCGGCCTCATCGGCCCCAACGGCTCCGGCAAGACGACCGTGTTCAACTGCATCATGAGTATCTACGCGGTGACCAGCGGAACGGTGCGCTTCGGCGGCACAGATATTACGGACGACAAGACACACCAGATTGTCAACCGTGGACTGTCGCGCGTCTCTCAGGAGTCCAATCCAATCGGGTCGATGACCGTCCGAGAGAACATCGAGCTGTTCACCTTCCCCAACAGCGTCCGCTCGTTCGACGGCGGCGCGAGCGACGAGGCAATCGCGAGCTACGCCGCACGGGTCGATATCGAGGACGCTCTCGACGACGACCCCGGCTCCCTGCCCCACGCCGACGTTCGCCGCCTCGAAATCGCGAAGGCACTGGCGACAGAGCCGGACCTCCTCTTGCTCGACGAGCCCTTCGCCGGCTTGAACCAGACGGAGGTCCGGCAGCTTTCAGAGCAGTTCGAGTCGTTCCGCGAGCAGGGCATCACCATGGTCGTCGTCGACCACAACATGCGCGGCCTGATGGACCTCGTCGACCGGGTAGTCGTGTTGCACAACGGCCAGAAGCTGGCAGCCGGTGACCCGGCCGACATCGTCGGTGACGAACGGGTCCAGGACGCCTACCTCGCCGGGGAGGTGAGCGCGGTCCAATGAGCGACCCGCTGCTCGAAGTCGAAGACCTCGACGTGTACTACGGCAAGTCACAGGCGCTTGACGGCGTCTCGCTGACCGTCGAGCGCGGGGAAATCGGTGGCATCATCGGCCCCAACGGCGCAGGAAAGACGACGCTGCTGGACGCCGTCGCCGGCTTCCTCGACTACGACGGGACGATTCGGTTCAACGGGCGAGACGTGGCCGACCTCGACCCACAGCAGTTGGTCACTGACGGCCTCGTCTACTGTACCGAGGACCGCGACCTGTTCCCGTTTTTTTCGGTCCACGAGAACCTGCGCATGGGCGCGCAGTTCCGCGAGGACCGCGATGCCGTCCGGGCCGACCTGGACATGGTGTATGACCTGTTCCCGCGGCTCGACGACCGCCGGGACCAAGAGGCCCAGACCATGAGCGGCGGCGAACAGCAGATGCTGGCCGTCGGACGGGCGCTGATGGGCGACCCAGAGTTACTCGTTCTCGATGAACCAACGCTCGGGCTGGCTCCCGTCATCATCGACGACATCAGCGACGCTATCGAGACGCTGAACGAGCAGGGCCAGACGCTCCTGCTCGTCGAGCAGAACGCCACGTTCGCGCTACGCCACGCCCACCGGCTCTCGCTGCTGGAGTCCGGTCGGGTCGAGCTCAGTGGCTCCGCCACAGCGTTCCGGGACAACGACTACATCACGGAGGCGTACGTCGGTATCCATTGAACGGGCGTGGCGAACTGAATTTGGTAGCCTGTGCTGCCACCACGTGTCCGTCGCCGGCTGGCACTCGCGCAGTCGCGGTTCACTGCCGATGGTTCACATTCTCGAACACGTGCTGAATACTGTGGAAGCGACAGATGGCCACCCACCGGACTACAGCACCCAGCGAAATGTACGGATGTGTGGCTATACACGCTTGCCACCGTCTCCCACAAGGTCGGTCCACTGTCGGGAAACGCAAAGCGCACCGGAGGCAAACCCAATCGAGACGCTGTTTGTTCCGTATGCTGGAACTGGCGGTGTTCCACGCCACCGTGGCTCGCCCCCAGTCCGGTCCAGCAGTAGACACAGTAAACGGTCCAGTGCGAAAATATAATAACCGTACTTTTGTTATTTCGTGGAAGGGGCAAAGGCAGTCTGCCCGGTCAGTCGTATGTCGCCGGCCGAGACGGATACACCACCCCAGCGCCACTTTTAATCGTTGACAGAGTCGAATCAGCCACCGATGAACGGGGCTTACGTTACGACAGCAACTGCTTATCGTTCGGCTTATCCGAACGGTTACGACAGGGGCAATGTTCCTGCGTCGAGGCGTGAGATTTTTGCGACCACAGTAATACGCTCGGCCAGAGATTCGACGTTAAACATCTATATTATGTTTAGCTAACCCGGCGCTAAGGTATTATATTCATATATAAAATACCAAATCGGCATTTTCATACTCGTACTTGACCAAATGGGTCTATAATATCCTTATATGTAGTCATATCTCTAAATCTTAGTAATATCCAGACAGAGCGTTTTTGCAGTGAAACAGCCGCAAGATGCATCTGTTGTAACAGATATGGAAACGTATTTCTATAAGTGTGCATATATTCACTCCTATGGGAGACGAAGAAGACATCGAAGACGAAGCCGTGTCCGTATCGATGGAGATATCGGGGAATTACGACGAAGTCATGTCGAAACTGGCGACAGAAGACGAGGGGTCGACGTCGCTTGTCTCGCTGCTCGATGACCTCGAACAGTTGCTTGACACAGTGGTCCGGATGGACGGTGGGACACGCAGCGCAATCGCCCAGCAACTGCCCGAGGATATGACCGTCTCCTTCGACGCCCAGGCGGTCGTCGACACGCTTCAGGTGCTCGAACGCTACGACCTTGTTGTCCTCGAAGGCAACACCTGGAAGCCAGGCCCGAAACTTACCACCGAGGAATAAGAGCCATCACGGCGGGTCCGACATGGGCCGGCTTGTCTCACACCGGGACGGCGTGTGACGTACCACAGTCCGGCCGGTAGCGGTTGGCTAGTCCGTCGCAAACGGACAGTAACGGCCGAAGTCGACGGCTATAACGCCCACCGGAGTACCGGTTGCGGTGTTCAACGGCGAGTAGGTCCGGTCGCCGTGGAGGAAGTTCAGTAGCGGCTTCCTGCTGCCCAGTTCACCGATGGTCGCCAGATAAAGAGCCGTATAACAAACATCGGATAGCGCAGACCACTGTATGCGAGCACATTGGGTGCTCGTACTCTCCCGACGCCCACCGTCTCATGCTCCCCTGTACGGGACGGTTTCACGCCGGGTTTGCCCACCCGGCGTTGGTCCGTGATACGTCTGTCCGACAGCTGCAGATCCCTTACAGGTCCGTGCTGAGACGGATCTGGTCTTCGGTGATAGTGTCGACGGCGTCGGTCTGCAGCGGGTAGCCGTCATCGGCGTCGGTGTCCTCCCAGCCGAGCTTCGTCAGGAGCGTCGTTTTTAGCCCGGGGTCCGGGTCAACGTAGGCGGTGCCGTATCTGTACCCGCTAACGATGCCGATTTCGTTGCCGGTACTCGTGACAACTGTCTTGCCGACGTCGTCGTCGGTCAGTTGGATCGTAGACATTGCAGTCGTCGCTACCGGCGGGACGCGCATCACCGACGTGCTTGCACACGCAACCGCTGGCCGGGCGATGAGACGATCATGTGGCTACCGACCCGTAATAGTCAACGAAAAGACATACCAGCGTGCCACTCCCAGTTCGGGTATCTATGCCCACCATCGTCTCCGGGACGGTTCCAGCCAGCGACCTGGCGCTCAATCACTCGCTGGAACAGTTACCGGAGCTGCAGTTCGAAATTGAGCGGATCGTCACGAGCGGTGACGATGCACTCATGCCGATGCTGTGGGTCCGCGGGAGTCAGCGCGAGGACATCGAGCAGACACTCGAAGCGGACCCCTCCGTTGACAACGTCGAACTGCTGGGCGACTTTGAGGACGAGTGGCTGTTCAGGATGGAATGGGTCGACCACGTCGACCTCATCGTCCAGATGCTCACGAACTCGGAGGCGACGATTCTCGATGCCGTGGGCCATGGGACCGCCTGGAAGCTGCGCGTGCTGTATCCGCGTCGGTCGCTGTTCTCCAAGACTCACGACTTCTGTGCAGAGCACAACCTCGCATTCGAGGTCTCCTCGATCCGGGAACTCGACGAAGACCCGGCCGGCCGCTACGGACTTACCTCAGCCCAGTACGAGATCCTCGCCGAGGCGTCCGACCGCGGCTACTTCGAGGTGCCCCGCGAGGTGGATTTAGCGGAACTCGCCGACGCGCTGGGTATAACACACCAGGCAGCCTCCGAGCGGCTCAGACGCGCGACCGACGCCCTCGTCGAGGACGTACTGTTTGTCGACTTTGACTGATGACCCGGACTGTGCGTCGTTACCGGTGCTACGTTTCCCCGCTTGCAGACCGACGGCGGCGGGAGAGGTAGGCACCGAGTGCAACGAGCCCGAAGGCCAGCGTCCGGCGAGACCGGAGTCGACTGCTGGAGCCTGAACGCGAGCCGACTGGTTTGTTGTCCCCGGCGGACGACATCGACTGGTCAGCGTCCGTGCTGTCCGACAGGTCCGTTTTGGCGCGTCTCGACGCAGTCGTGGCCGCTTTTCCAGGTTCGACGTTTCCGCCCCCGGTCTGAGCCGCGTTTGCGAGCGCCTCCTGGACGGCTTCTCTGACTGGGCGTTTGATGGCTTGTTCCGCCCTGGACTGCAGACGCCCGGCGATCCGAGGCCGCAGTGACGATGATTCGCTCATGTGGCGACTGAATAGACCGGGGGAAACAGGAGGAAGCTACTGCCTGCCAATGCAAGACCCGACGTGGCTGTCCACAGGTGCTACCAGTCCAGCGTCGCGTTAACGACGACACCGAGCAGCAACACGATAGCGGCCAGATACAGCGCCGTGACGAACAGGAGCAGCGCACCGAGGTAGCCGTATGCCGCGTACCGACCGGCAGTCCCGGCGTAATAGAAAAATCCGACTTGGATGGTGATCCAGCCCGCCGCGGCAAACAGCGCTCCCGGGGCGACGTGTGTAAGCGAGGTTTTGACGGGTGGCAGAACGTAGTATATCGGGACGAACGCGACACCGAGGGCGGCAAACGCAGCGACGTTGCCGACCAGCGTCGGATACGGGACCTGAAACTTGACGTACGTAAGTGCGACGCTAGTGGCCGACAGAAAGACGACAGCACCGAGGAGCACGCCCATCACGACTGCGCTACGGACAAGCTGGGCCGGCAGCGATATGTCCGTGACCTCGCCGTACACCTCGGTAAAGGCAACGGAGAGGCTGCGAAACACCTTGCTGCCGCTCCAGACGACCAACACCAGACTCAGGGTTCCGGTCGCCCCATGGCCGCGCGTGTTCTCAAGCAGTTCCGTCAGAATCACTTGGCCGTTCTCGGAGAGGACCGTTCGAAGCAGTTCCAGCAGCGTAACAGTGCCTCCAAACGTAGAGAGCGCAGCGAGCAAGAGCGCAAGCAGTGGAACGATCGATGCAATCGCATAGTAGGCAATGCTGGCCCCCATGAATGGGACGTTCTCATCACGGGCCGTCTGAACGATCTCGCGTCCGGTCACGAGACCACTCATCGGTGTCTGGGGCGCGTTCCGGTGATGGTGACTGTGATCGATAGCTGAGCGGTACTCACAGTACACGGGTCGCGAGCCACGGGAATAGAACGTCCGCCTGCGATGGCAGGCATTGTGTGACCCGGTGTCCGCCGACGACTGATGGGCAGTTCGGGGTGTGGACTACAGGGCAGATAATTGTCTGACGAACTCTCAGATTCTGACACGACGATAGCCGTGAAATGTCTGTATTCATATGTTTTCTGTGGCCAGAATGGTCAGATTTGGTATATGATTTCGGGGACGCAAGCGGTACTCCAGATAGAAATCTAAGACAGATTTCGTTGCGTCAGTCGTTGTTTACCGCCGTGAAAAGTGTGCGCAATCGCAAACGTTTACCGAGCGGCGACTACCAGCGATGGTGAACGTCCTCAAAGACGTACTCCTCGTAGATATCACGCACCGCGCCGTGGACCTGATTCGAGAGTGGGGCCATCTCACTGACCGCCGCGTTCGCCCGGACGTGGTCCGGTGAGGTGGAGCCGGGGATGACAGTCGACACTGCGTCGTGGTCCAGAATCCAGCGTAGCGCCATCTGGGCCATCGTCATTCGCTCGGGGACGTGCTCGCGGAGTTCGTCGACAGCGTCGAAGCCCGCGTCGACCGGGAGCCCGGCAAAGGTCTCACCGCGGTCGAACGCCTCGCCCTCAATGTTGAAGTTCCGATGGTCGCTCTCGGGGAACTCCATGTCCCGGGAGAGTTTGCCAGTCAGGAGCCCGGAAGCCAGTGGGACGCGGACGATGACGCCGATGTCGCGGCGCTTGGCTTCCTCGAAGAACCGCTCCGCAGGCCGCTGGCGGAACATATTGAAGATGATCTGGACCGTTTCGATTTCCGGGTACTCGATGGCTTTCAGCGCTTCCTCGACGCGTTCGACGCTGACACCGCAGTGGGCGACCTTCCCCTCGGCTTGCAGCCGCGATAGGGCGTCGAACGTCTCGGGCTGGTAGTAGGCGTCGGTCGGCGGACAGTGCAGTTGCAACAGTTCCAGCGTATCGGTTCCGAGATACTCCCGCGAGCGGTTGACGTGTGCAGAGAGAGTCTCGTAGTTATAACGGTCGGCCGTATGTGGGTCGAGCCGGCGGCCGGCCTTCGTCGCGACGGTCACCTCGTCGCGGACCCCGCGTTCGTCCAGCACTTCTGCGATGCGCTGCTCGCTGAAGCCGTCACCGTACACGTCGGCGGTGTCGATGAAATCGACGCCGGCATCGAGCGCGGTCCGGATCGTTTCCCGGCCTTCCTCTGCCGAGACATCGCCCCAATCTCCACCGATGTTCCAGGTTCCAAGTCCGACGGCTGTCACGTCGTACCCTGTTGTCCCTAACTGTCGTCGGTTCACGTACGGCTGTACCGGCGGCGGTCACTTGGTGGCTGTGGTACACGGAGACACGCTGAGCAAAAAAGGGCGGTGTAGCCCGATAGCAGGCAGTCCG
This region includes:
- a CDS encoding MaoC/PaaZ C-terminal domain-containing protein, translating into MAGEFDTVDVGDSFTTSGRTITEADVVNFAGVSGDFNHLHTNAERMADSGYGERIAHGALVFSVVTGLLWQARDEAEKRHMVAFYGIDRLRFIKPVFLGETIHVEAEIVDTERRDHPVATGVVRTEVTAVNQADDAVFSAEFLTLRR
- a CDS encoding branched-chain amino acid ABC transporter permease yields the protein MLGDIASVIVDGALISAVYALIAIGFTMVFGVGGVLNLAHGALIMAGAYTYLSLVSDSILASVTLHPIVAFPLTIVVVGLISYGLYVVLVRTIEENVVITFLATIVVAIAFTELVTLVFHAQPYQYSVVPGVLQVQALGTRILYVELAAFVVSWVAMGLLWYYVTKTDSGRSIRATSMSERGAMLTGVDVSGVRARTWLVAGGLAGIAGVFLGGIGAAEPTMWLEPLALAFIIVVVGGIGSIKGSVAAAYIVGYLQTATGQFLGQSVRGIMSLVVLVVVLLVLPQGLYGTEFVHE
- a CDS encoding branched-chain amino acid ABC transporter permease; this translates as MSDREQTGRGIGRLVGRVESVLRDSLLAQGAGVIGAVGQPAERLLWPVAERYNRTLGKRFGEITGLQLLLLLVAFGGLVTAPLWGQDYLRPLTLGAVWAVFAMGWDIQSGYTGYISFGHSALSGAAGYTTGLLVLHLNPELSLFVTVPLSILATTVLGLAIAVPSLRLRGPYFSLVTFVTVLLFYRLTKALSHWTNGLRGIRVDVFTYDLTLQYYMVVVPMLAVAATLTYVGRSDVGTVLVAIRENEDAVSAAGVDPTKFKLWSFVLSAVPMGIGGVLLAHVNAGVDPQTFVIVDNSIQMIAMAVIGGMSSILGPLGGAFLFVGLRDVFLVGLGEELRWLALWLLVLLVLVFARDGLFRLLWRALGALGGDRR
- a CDS encoding acyl-CoA dehydrogenase family protein encodes the protein MAFSLTAEQTAVREAVREFGENEIEPLGKECDREKRYPAELMEQAAQYDLIAPEVPEKYGGAGMDSLTGVVVTEELWRADPGIGSAIGSRGFGSSMIQKYGDEWMKEKWLPKITSGESACASAISEPAHGSNVAGIETYAERDSDGWVLNGNKMWITNGTVADVMVVMAKTDPDAGHEGISAFLVPTDTDGLQAEKIDNKLGIRASDLAEIIIDDVRVPEENLIGEAGAGFYQLMDFFASGRANVAAQAVGTAQAAIDDSIEYANEREQFGQPISEFQAIEHKVAEMATNVEAARSLTYRAASAIDSGNLDVATKLTSMAKLFASEHAVDVADEAIQVHGGAGYVTDHNVERYYRDARITKIYEGTSEIQKNIIADRVL
- a CDS encoding ABC transporter substrate-binding protein; this translates as MADPTSTPSDRSTAYTNSIGRRSFIRAAGASAALGLFAGCSGDGGGGGENPDGGGGIAETVTIGHLAPLNNPLGVGSKRSAEMAVAEINDDGGIADQTVELVTKDTRASPSEARTVAGELVRQEEVDAIVGTFSSEVTQSIMDLVSEFNTPFLVTGSAAPSTVTEFVASDYERYKNTFRVGPVNSHFQAEVISQYASHLSDRHGWNTFAVVADDAEWTTVFRNRLVDLLKEADLDVPMVNGLATDTTSFGSVLDDVDAAGADAMFRFFAHINGGPMAARWAQGEYEFGIEGVHVASMLPAYYQLTEGAAAYETTTQSGAAGVTDITSKTVPFTEAYMEAYGDADDPPSKPMYMGFVTYDAIHVFKNAAERAGTVDQENNLDTIVDALLQTDFTGVAGQIQFYGADETYAHDLREERDSDGIITNYPLTQWREGGSLESVYPEGLQTAEHAAPPWMG
- a CDS encoding HAD family hydrolase, giving the protein MSESPDVEAVFWDIGGVILRMASVRAAHREFVDRLCAEYPATGDSDAALEQWRDVLGTYFGEREGTAFRPAREGYRRAIDEILTVSPEKTEWEALFQEIRTEQVEPNPDAVAAIEDLADAPLHQGVISDVDDDEGKELLRTFGVWDAMDSYTASEAVGRTKPDPAMFETALGKAGVEPAQAVMVGDRYEHDMDGGTRAGLWTVAYGAEDGPAVDIAFDDLRELPDWLGVLE
- a CDS encoding SDR family NAD(P)-dependent oxidoreductase, whose protein sequence is MPEMSDAMSKPHTERFRLENQRAIITGASSGIGRAIAEEFAADGADVVVCSREQDNVGPVADEINDSDRPGEAVAIECDVTDREAVEALVEATVDEFGGLDVLVNNAGASFMSGFDDISENGWKTIVDINLHGTYHCTQAAGDALAADGGGTVINLSSVAGEQGAPYMSHYGAAKAGVSNLTSTLSAEWADRDIRINCIAPGFVATPGVESQMGVSADNIDREAVERRIGLSEEIADIALFLASPASSYIVGQTITAAGVPRLEETPDI